In Gloeocapsa sp. PCC 73106, the following proteins share a genomic window:
- a CDS encoding FAD-dependent hydroxylase, producing MKSNCIVDYDLAIVGGGIVGVTLACALKNSGLSIVIIEAQPLEVAMTRQRAYALSLLSERIFSEIGVWEGIFPNIANFSQIKLSDADYQKTVKFNTSDLKTEYLGYVAEHGQLLGKLQTFVEDCAQIHWLSPAKVVEVEYQDSQANLSIKMGEEIRYLRTRLVVGADGPKSPMRQAAGIATRGWKYWQSCVTFIIRHEASENNVAFERFWATGPMGILPLPGNRCQIVWTLPHAEAEAVQQLDEEKFMARLKRHLPDCLGKCELIGDRSVFPVQLMQSQSYVRPRLALVGDAAHCCHPVGGQGLNLGIRDAAALAEVIYKAYQQGADIGSISVLKKYESWRKLENLTILGFTDALDRLFSNEWLPVVILRRLGLVMITHIQLFKVEALKLMTGLKGKAPALERSL from the coding sequence ATGAAGTCTAATTGTATCGTAGACTATGACTTAGCGATAGTGGGTGGGGGTATTGTAGGTGTTACTCTAGCCTGCGCTTTAAAAAACTCGGGTTTAAGTATAGTAATTATTGAAGCTCAACCACTAGAAGTGGCAATGACAAGACAGAGAGCTTACGCACTTTCGTTACTTTCAGAACGTATATTCTCAGAAATAGGGGTATGGGAGGGAATATTTCCCAATATAGCTAATTTTTCCCAGATTAAACTTTCTGACGCAGACTATCAAAAAACGGTTAAATTCAACACCAGTGACTTGAAAACCGAATATTTGGGTTATGTGGCAGAACATGGACAATTACTGGGTAAGTTACAAACATTTGTGGAAGATTGTGCCCAGATTCACTGGTTGTCACCGGCAAAAGTGGTGGAAGTTGAATATCAAGACTCACAAGCCAATCTAAGTATCAAAATGGGGGAAGAAATTAGGTATCTGCGTACTCGCTTAGTAGTAGGAGCAGATGGACCAAAATCCCCCATGCGTCAGGCTGCGGGAATAGCGACTAGGGGTTGGAAATATTGGCAATCTTGTGTAACTTTTATAATTAGGCACGAAGCATCAGAAAATAATGTTGCTTTTGAACGCTTTTGGGCCACAGGTCCGATGGGCATTTTACCTCTACCGGGTAATCGTTGCCAAATTGTCTGGACTTTACCTCATGCAGAAGCGGAAGCGGTACAACAGTTAGATGAGGAAAAGTTTATGGCTAGGTTAAAGAGACATCTACCGGATTGCTTGGGTAAATGTGAATTAATTGGCGATCGCTCAGTTTTTCCAGTGCAATTGATGCAGAGTCAATCCTACGTTCGACCTCGATTGGCCTTAGTTGGAGATGCAGCGCACTGTTGTCATCCCGTAGGTGGCCAGGGGTTGAACTTGGGTATACGAGATGCTGCGGCTTTAGCAGAGGTAATCTACAAAGCCTATCAACAAGGTGCGGATATTGGCAGTATATCTGTACTAAAAAAATATGAAAGTTGGCGAAAATTGGAAAATTTAACAATATTAGGCTTTACTGACGCCCTAGATCGCTTGTTTTCTAACGAATGGTTACCTGTAGTTATTTTACGTCGTCTCGGTCTAGTGATGATCACCCATATTCAATTGTTCAAAGTTGAAGCTTTAAAACTGATGACGGGGTTAAAGGGTAAAGCACCAGCTTTGGAGCGATCGCTTTAA